The Streptococcus viridans genome includes a window with the following:
- a CDS encoding diacylglycerol kinase family protein encodes MDSQDNKRKWKNRELIASLEFALTGIFTAFKEERNMRKHALSAILAIVAGFLFGISVTEWLFLLLSVSLVIAFEIMNSALENVVDLASDYHFSMLAKNAKDMAAGAVLVISGFALVTGLIIFVPKLWALVFG; translated from the coding sequence ATGGACTCACAAGACAATAAACGAAAATGGAAAAATCGAGAACTGATTGCCAGTCTTGAATTTGCTTTAACAGGGATTTTCACAGCCTTTAAAGAAGAACGAAATATGCGTAAGCATGCACTTTCAGCTATCTTAGCGATTGTTGCAGGCTTCCTTTTTGGCATTTCAGTCACAGAGTGGCTCTTTCTACTCTTAAGTGTTTCTTTGGTTATTGCCTTTGAAATCATGAATTCTGCTCTTGAAAATGTAGTAGATTTGGCGAGTGATTACCACTTCTCCATGCTGGCCAAAAACGCCAAGGATATGGCGGCAGGAGCGGTTCTCGTTATTTCGGGCTTTGCTTTGGTGACAGGATTGATCATTTTTGTGCCCAAGTTGTGGGCTCTAGTATTTGGATAA
- the ybeY gene encoding rRNA maturation RNase YbeY, which yields MYIEMVDETGQVSEEMIKQTQEILEFAAKKLGKEDKEMAVTFVTNERSHELNLEYRDTDRPTDVISLEYKPEMDIAFSEEDLEDHPELAEMMAEFDTYIGELFISVDKAREQAAEYGHSFEREMGFLAVHGFLHINGYDHYSPEEEKEMFGLQEEILTAYGLTRQ from the coding sequence ATGTATATTGAAATGGTTGATGAGACCGGTCAAGTCTCTGAGGAAATGATCAAACAAACCCAGGAAATTTTAGAATTTGCTGCAAAAAAATTGGGCAAAGAGGACAAGGAAATGGCAGTGACCTTTGTAACTAACGAACGCAGCCATGAATTGAACTTGGAATACCGGGACACGGATCGCCCAACGGATGTGATCAGTCTGGAATACAAACCAGAGATGGACATTGCTTTTTCGGAAGAAGATTTAGAAGACCATCCAGAATTGGCAGAAATGATGGCAGAGTTTGATACCTATATTGGAGAGCTCTTTATTTCTGTAGACAAGGCGCGTGAGCAAGCAGCAGAGTATGGTCATAGCTTTGAGCGCGAGATGGGCTTTTTAGCAGTACATGGCTTCCTTCATATCAACGGTTATGATCACTATAGTCCGGAAGAAGAGAAGGAAATGTTTGGCTTACAGGAAGAGATTTTGACGGCCTATGGACTCACAAGACAATAA
- the tetB(46) gene encoding tetracycline efflux ABC transporter Tet(46) subunit B, whose product MKVLKRLLSRITLYPTVFLVGFICLLLATIFSELSPFILQKMIDGPLTALTHGGEQGQLLQMGGFYLLVLSIGQLISYLGNRILLHGSNQVTANLRDQAFQVMQGLPISYFDDKPAGKIATRIVNDTETLRTQFYNSCMVLIIFLVRFLFVLGILFYLSPMMGLLLCLVFPIFYGIQYLYKVMTDQPMKDFFDARSEVNTQVNELLHGASMIQLYGQEPHVIEEFEATIQKMLWANDRILLADSIASWTLTELLKYLVIAGILTIAGMSYLKGNIGVTAGFLFININYVMNLFELMAALSRQFPNIRRSLETGSRVLAFLDQPLEADGVLELKIEKAQVVFDDVQFAYEEGKPVLQDIAFQASPGETIALVGHTGSGKSSIMNLLYRFYDPQEGVILIDGQDIRQVSRESLRSHMGIVLQDPYLFTGTIASNVAMSQDHIDRDAVQEALKKVGAWPFVERLEKGIDHPVVEKGSAFSSGERQLISFARTLYMNPKILILDEATSHIDTETEEIIQKAMAVLQKGRTTFIIAHRLSTIQDADQILVLSEGRIVEQGQHAVLIAHGGIYAQMQAIQQTVE is encoded by the coding sequence ATGAAAGTATTGAAACGATTATTATCTAGGATCACGCTTTATCCTACAGTCTTTCTTGTTGGCTTTATTTGTCTCTTATTAGCGACCATCTTTTCTGAGTTGTCTCCATTCATTCTTCAAAAGATGATTGATGGGCCTTTGACCGCACTGACCCATGGTGGAGAGCAAGGTCAGCTACTCCAGATGGGAGGTTTTTATCTCTTGGTCTTAAGCATTGGGCAGCTGATTAGCTACCTAGGGAATCGGATCTTGCTACACGGAAGCAATCAAGTGACGGCTAACCTAAGAGACCAAGCCTTTCAAGTCATGCAAGGTCTACCGATCTCTTATTTTGATGATAAGCCGGCTGGAAAGATCGCGACAAGAATTGTCAATGATACGGAAACCTTGCGGACTCAGTTTTATAACTCCTGTATGGTGTTGATTATCTTTTTAGTACGTTTTCTCTTTGTTCTAGGGATTCTCTTTTACCTGAGCCCTATGATGGGCCTTCTCTTGTGTTTGGTCTTTCCGATTTTCTACGGGATCCAGTATCTCTACAAGGTCATGACGGACCAGCCAATGAAGGATTTCTTTGATGCGAGAAGCGAGGTCAATACCCAGGTCAATGAACTCTTGCATGGTGCCAGCATGATCCAACTCTACGGGCAAGAGCCCCATGTTATCGAGGAGTTTGAAGCCACTATCCAGAAGATGCTATGGGCTAATGACCGGATCCTTTTAGCTGATTCAATCGCTTCTTGGACCTTGACGGAATTGCTCAAGTATTTGGTCATTGCAGGTATTTTGACCATCGCTGGCATGTCTTACTTAAAAGGGAATATTGGTGTGACGGCTGGTTTCTTGTTTATCAATATCAACTATGTCATGAACCTCTTTGAACTAATGGCTGCCCTTAGTCGTCAATTTCCGAATATTCGGCGATCACTAGAGACGGGGAGTCGTGTCCTTGCCTTCTTGGATCAACCCTTAGAGGCCGATGGTGTATTGGAGCTGAAGATAGAAAAGGCTCAAGTCGTGTTTGATGATGTTCAATTTGCTTATGAAGAAGGCAAGCCAGTTTTACAGGATATTGCCTTTCAGGCGAGCCCTGGGGAAACCATCGCCCTTGTGGGCCATACTGGATCAGGTAAGTCTTCCATTATGAACCTGCTCTATCGTTTCTATGATCCTCAAGAAGGAGTGATTTTGATCGATGGGCAAGATATTCGCCAAGTCTCTCGTGAGAGCCTACGAAGCCACATGGGAATTGTCTTGCAAGATCCTTATCTATTTACAGGAACCATTGCGAGTAATGTGGCTATGAGTCAGGATCACATTGATCGGGATGCGGTCCAAGAGGCGCTGAAAAAAGTCGGAGCTTGGCCCTTTGTAGAGCGTCTTGAAAAAGGAATCGATCATCCGGTGGTTGAAAAGGGCTCCGCCTTCTCAAGTGGGGAGCGTCAATTGATTTCTTTTGCTCGTACCCTCTACATGAATCCAAAAATTCTGATTCTGGACGAAGCGACCTCCCACATTGATACGGAAACAGAGGAGATCATTCAGAAAGCTATGGCAGTTCTACAGAAAGGCCGGACCACCTTTATCATTGCCCACCGCTTATCGACCATTCAAGATGCAGATCAGATCCTGGTTCTATCAGAAGGACGTATTGTCGAACAGGGCCAACATGCAGTCTTGATAGCCCATGGTGGTATCTATGCCCAGATGCAAGCCATCCAACAGACAGTTGAATAA
- the tetA(46) gene encoding tetracycline efflux ABC transporter Tet(46) subunit A, translated as MIRAIWEYIRERKWRYISIAVVLILYDYTLLIPTQVIQRLVDHLSQQTLTQSNFVWDMVLLVGSAILNYLTAFYWQLRLFQSSIHFKSTLQEQAFRKLVAMRRPFFEKFRSGDLLTRFTTDVDGMADMAGYGMMIILYGGGLFTFIILAMFFLSWQLTLICFIPMIFLVVSTYFLSKKQEDYIEQNREAVAQLNDEVLESIEGIRVMRAYSRRDQQVKQFQTKTASLAKTGDKIASIQYSFGPLALLFIGVSTVLLLVFGGQSLATGQLSLGKLLALQLYLVFLVEPMWMLSDFILVYQTGQMSFKKLKEVIDETDDLEPDGPHFLEQIDSVEFKDYSFRYPGAERESLSGIDWIVQKGQTVGIVGRTGSGKTTLVRQFLRQYPVGEGGFLVNQQPIVAYNRRSIEDKIGYVSQEHILFSKSIRDNIALGKNGASEEDLVEAVAQAAFADDLERMSQGMDTMIGEKGVSVSGGQKQRISLARAFLRDADLLLLDDSLSAVDAKTEQAIIDSIQTERKGKTTIIVSHRLSAVHQADWIIVLDQGQIVEEGRASDLLAQEGWYYEQYQRQQKQEGE; from the coding sequence ATGATAAGAGCTATTTGGGAGTATATCAGAGAGCGCAAGTGGCGCTATATTAGCATTGCTGTGGTCCTGATTCTTTATGATTATACCTTATTGATCCCGACGCAAGTTATTCAGCGTTTAGTGGATCATTTGAGTCAGCAGACGCTGACGCAATCCAACTTTGTATGGGATATGGTCCTCTTGGTAGGATCAGCCATCCTCAATTACCTGACGGCTTTTTATTGGCAGTTGCGCCTTTTTCAGTCGTCCATTCATTTTAAGTCGACCCTTCAGGAGCAAGCATTTCGTAAGCTAGTAGCCATGCGGCGTCCCTTTTTTGAGAAATTCCGCTCAGGAGATCTCTTGACGCGCTTTACGACAGATGTCGATGGCATGGCCGATATGGCTGGTTACGGAATGATGATCATCCTTTATGGTGGCGGTTTATTTACCTTTATTATATTGGCCATGTTTTTCCTTTCTTGGCAATTGACTTTGATTTGTTTTATCCCCATGATATTTCTTGTCGTATCCACCTATTTTTTGAGTAAAAAGCAGGAGGACTACATTGAGCAAAACAGGGAAGCAGTCGCGCAGTTAAACGATGAGGTCTTGGAGTCTATCGAAGGGATTCGGGTCATGCGTGCCTATAGTAGACGGGACCAGCAGGTCAAACAGTTCCAAACAAAAACAGCTAGTCTTGCTAAAACAGGAGATAAGATCGCCTCTATTCAATATTCTTTTGGTCCTTTAGCCCTTTTGTTTATTGGAGTTTCGACTGTCTTACTCTTGGTATTTGGAGGTCAATCCTTAGCTACTGGGCAATTGAGCTTAGGAAAACTCTTGGCCTTGCAACTGTATTTGGTCTTTTTGGTTGAGCCTATGTGGATGCTATCAGATTTTATCTTGGTCTATCAGACAGGGCAAATGTCCTTTAAGAAGTTAAAAGAAGTGATTGATGAAACAGATGATTTAGAGCCAGATGGTCCGCATTTCTTGGAACAAATTGATTCGGTGGAGTTTAAGGATTATTCCTTCCGCTATCCTGGTGCTGAACGAGAGAGCCTGTCAGGTATTGATTGGATCGTTCAGAAAGGCCAAACAGTAGGGATTGTTGGTCGTACCGGATCAGGAAAGACGACCCTGGTACGACAATTTTTGCGGCAGTACCCAGTTGGTGAGGGAGGATTCTTGGTCAACCAGCAACCGATCGTTGCCTACAACCGGCGCTCCATTGAAGATAAAATTGGCTATGTTTCCCAAGAACATATTTTATTCTCGAAATCCATTCGTGACAATATTGCTTTGGGTAAAAATGGTGCTAGTGAAGAGGATTTAGTGGAAGCGGTAGCCCAAGCTGCTTTTGCGGATGATCTCGAGCGGATGTCTCAGGGAATGGACACCATGATCGGTGAAAAAGGGGTCTCTGTATCAGGAGGTCAAAAACAACGGATCTCTCTGGCGCGTGCCTTTTTAAGGGATGCAGATCTCTTGTTGTTAGATGATTCCCTTTCTGCAGTGGATGCCAAGACCGAGCAGGCCATTATTGACAGCATTCAAACAGAGCGGAAAGGCAAGACGACCATCATTGTTTCTCATCGCTTGTCTGCTGTCCATCAGGCGGATTGGATCATTGTCTTGGATCAAGGACAGATTGTCGAAGAAGGCAGAGCTAGTGATTTGCTGGCTCAAGAGGGTTGGTACTACGAACAATACCAACGGCAACAAAAACAGGAAGGAGAATAA
- a CDS encoding GNAT family N-acetyltransferase, with protein sequence MENLYVKLAAYREVETERLHLRPVTLEDAPAMFEYASDETVTRYTFATNQSIEETRNNIALFYLASPLGRWGIELKENGKFIGTIDLLDLDLCLKKGSIGYVLNKDYWNQGLATEATKAVIALAFEQLGMNKLIAVHDKDNPASGRVMAKSGMKYSHEEPYAMLDLHEEGRMVTRVHYVLTKEEYLAEK encoded by the coding sequence ATGGAAAATTTATATGTGAAGTTAGCGGCTTATCGTGAAGTGGAGACAGAGCGTTTGCACTTGCGTCCGGTCACTCTTGAAGATGCACCAGCTATGTTTGAGTATGCTTCTGATGAGACAGTTACGCGCTATACCTTTGCAACCAATCAAAGTATAGAAGAGACGCGTAATAATATTGCCCTCTTTTACCTAGCGAGTCCACTTGGAAGATGGGGGATCGAGCTCAAAGAGAATGGAAAATTTATCGGGACTATTGATTTACTGGATTTGGATCTTTGTCTGAAGAAGGGGAGTATCGGCTATGTTCTGAATAAAGACTATTGGAACCAAGGTCTTGCGACAGAGGCTACCAAGGCAGTCATTGCCTTGGCTTTTGAACAGTTAGGGATGAACAAGCTCATTGCTGTTCATGATAAGGACAACCCAGCTTCTGGACGGGTGATGGCCAAATCAGGGATGAAATATTCTCACGAGGAGCCCTACGCGATGCTAGACTTGCATGAAGAAGGGAGAATGGTGACGAGAGTCCATTATGTCCTCACTAAGGAAGAATATTTGGCAGAAAAATGA
- the ald gene encoding alanine dehydrogenase: MLIGIPKEIKNNENRVGLTPAGVHSLVGKGHQVLVETNAGLGSGFADEDYSKQGATIVATAAEAWAAELVVKVKEPLAEEYGFLREDLLLFTYLHMAAAPELADAMVAAKTTGVAYETVRDLEGQLPLLVPMSEVAGRMAVQIGAHFLTKQEGGSGVLLGGVPGVPKGKVTIIGGGVVGTHAARIALGLGAQVTILDISAKRLSVLEDVFGHQIQTLMSNPFNIEASVRDADVVIGAVLIPGAKAPKLVTDDMVKQMRPGSVIVDVAVDQGGVIETADRVTTHTEPVYEKHGVLHYAVANIPGAVARTSTIALTNVTLPYVEALADKGFHKAIALDEGLRQGVTTYQGHITSQPVSEGLERDFTPIDELV; this comes from the coding sequence ATGTTAATCGGTATTCCAAAAGAAATTAAAAACAATGAAAATCGTGTCGGTTTGACACCTGCAGGCGTACACAGCTTGGTTGGAAAGGGCCATCAAGTTTTGGTGGAAACAAATGCTGGACTTGGTTCTGGCTTTGCTGATGAAGATTACAGCAAACAAGGAGCGACCATTGTCGCAACCGCTGCAGAGGCTTGGGCCGCTGAATTGGTAGTTAAAGTAAAGGAACCCCTCGCTGAAGAATACGGCTTCCTTCGTGAAGACCTCTTGCTCTTCACCTACTTGCACATGGCTGCTGCTCCTGAATTAGCAGATGCCATGGTCGCTGCTAAGACAACTGGTGTAGCTTACGAAACAGTGCGAGACCTTGAAGGACAATTACCACTCTTGGTCCCAATGAGTGAGGTCGCTGGACGGATGGCCGTGCAAATCGGGGCTCACTTCTTGACCAAACAGGAAGGAGGTTCAGGCGTCCTCCTAGGTGGTGTACCTGGTGTTCCAAAAGGAAAAGTCACTATCATCGGAGGCGGGGTCGTTGGAACCCATGCTGCTCGTATCGCTCTTGGACTCGGTGCCCAAGTCACCATCTTGGATATCAGCGCCAAACGCTTGTCTGTCCTAGAAGATGTCTTCGGTCATCAAATCCAAACCCTCATGTCCAACCCATTTAATATCGAAGCCAGTGTCCGTGATGCCGATGTTGTCATCGGGGCTGTCTTGATTCCTGGGGCTAAAGCTCCTAAATTAGTAACAGACGATATGGTCAAACAAATGCGTCCAGGTTCCGTCATCGTCGACGTTGCAGTTGACCAAGGTGGTGTTATCGAAACAGCAGACCGTGTGACAACGCATACGGAGCCTGTTTACGAAAAACATGGTGTGCTCCACTATGCCGTTGCTAATATCCCAGGGGCTGTCGCTCGCACTTCTACTATCGCCCTTACCAATGTAACCCTTCCTTATGTAGAAGCTTTGGCTGACAAAGGCTTCCATAAGGCCATCGCACTTGATGAAGGCTTGCGCCAAGGGGTCACTACTTACCAAGGCCATATCACAAGCCAACCAGTTTCAGAAGGTCTAGAACGCGACTTCACTCCAATCGACGAATTGGTTTAA
- a CDS encoding PhoH family protein: MKEHSIDIQLSHPDDLFHLFGSNERHLRLMEQELDVIIHARTEIVQVIGQEEDCEKARQVIEALLILVNRGMTIGTPDVVTAIQMVRNDELDKFVALYEEEIIKDSYGKPIRVKTLGQKIYVDSVKHHDVTFGIGPAGTGKTFLAVTLAVTALKRGQVKRIILTRPAVEAGESLGFLPGDLKEKVDPYLRPVYDALYQILGKDQTTRMMEREIIEIAPLAYMRGRTLDDAFVILDEAQNTTIMQMKMFLTRLGFNSKMIVNGDTSQIDLPRNVKSGLIDAQEKLKNISQIDFVHFSAKDVVRHPVVAEIIRAYEPLPNPVLKEKLDVEEETE, encoded by the coding sequence TTGAAAGAACATTCAATTGATATTCAATTAAGTCATCCAGATGATCTCTTCCATCTATTTGGATCCAATGAACGTCACTTGCGTTTGATGGAGCAGGAGTTGGATGTGATCATCCATGCCCGAACAGAAATTGTCCAGGTCATCGGTCAAGAAGAAGATTGTGAAAAAGCCAGACAAGTTATTGAGGCTTTGCTTATCTTGGTGAATCGTGGCATGACTATCGGGACGCCGGATGTTGTAACAGCTATTCAAATGGTTCGTAATGATGAGTTGGATAAGTTCGTGGCCTTGTATGAAGAAGAAATCATCAAGGATAGCTACGGCAAGCCCATTCGGGTCAAAACGCTAGGTCAAAAGATTTATGTAGATAGTGTCAAGCACCATGATGTGACCTTCGGGATTGGACCAGCAGGGACTGGGAAGACCTTCTTGGCGGTAACTTTAGCCGTGACCGCCCTCAAGCGTGGTCAAGTCAAGCGCATTATTTTGACTCGCCCAGCCGTGGAAGCAGGAGAGAGCCTCGGTTTCCTTCCAGGGGATCTCAAGGAAAAGGTAGACCCTTATCTACGTCCAGTCTATGATGCCCTCTATCAAATCTTGGGCAAGGACCAGACCACTCGGATGATGGAGCGGGAGATTATTGAGATAGCTCCCTTAGCTTATATGCGGGGCCGGACCTTGGATGATGCCTTTGTCATTCTCGATGAAGCGCAAAATACAACCATCATGCAGATGAAGATGTTCTTGACCCGTCTTGGTTTCAACTCCAAGATGATTGTCAATGGAGACACTAGCCAGATTGACCTTCCTCGAAATGTCAAATCCGGCTTAATTGATGCCCAGGAGAAGTTAAAAAATATTTCTCAGATTGATTTTGTGCACTTCTCTGCTAAGGATGTTGTTCGCCATCCTGTTGTAGCAGAAATTATCAGGGCCTACGAGCCCCTCCCAAATCCAGTGCTCAAAGAAAAACTGGATGTGGAAGAAGAAACGGAATAA
- a CDS encoding YozE family protein, translating to MRKSFYTWLMTERNPKSNAPKALLADLAFHETAFPKHTDDFDEVSRFLEEHASFSFNLGDFDAIWEEYLGH from the coding sequence ATGCGAAAATCATTTTATACTTGGTTGATGACAGAGCGCAATCCCAAAAGCAATGCTCCCAAGGCTCTTCTGGCTGATTTGGCCTTTCATGAGACAGCCTTTCCAAAGCATACAGATGATTTTGATGAAGTCAGTCGCTTTCTGGAAGAGCATGCCAGTTTCTCCTTTAATCTAGGAGATTTTGATGCAATTTGGGAAGAATACCTAGGTCATTAA
- the cvfB gene encoding RNA-binding virulence regulatory protein CvfB — MNTNLAHDIVGLVTDENDRFYFVQKDGQTYALDKSEGEHALGESVKGFAYTDMKQRLRLTTLEVTARQDQFGWGTVTEVRKDLGVFVDTGLPDKEIVVSLDILPEIKELWPKKGDKLFVRLEVDKKDRIWGVLAYQEDFQRIARPAYNNMQNQNWPAIVYRLKLSGTFVYLPENNMLGFIHPSERFAEPRLGQVLDARVIGFREVDRTLNLSLKPRSFEMLENDAQMILAYLENNGGFMTLNDKSSPEDIKATFGISKGQFKKALGGLMKAGKITQDAFGTELK, encoded by the coding sequence ATGAATACCAATCTCGCACATGATATCGTGGGCCTTGTTACGGATGAGAATGACCGTTTTTACTTTGTCCAAAAGGATGGGCAAACCTATGCCTTGGACAAGTCTGAAGGAGAGCATGCTCTTGGAGAGTCCGTCAAGGGCTTTGCCTATACGGATATGAAGCAACGTTTGCGCCTGACCACACTTGAAGTCACAGCTCGTCAGGACCAATTTGGTTGGGGGACAGTGACAGAAGTTCGTAAGGACCTGGGTGTTTTTGTCGATACTGGTCTACCTGACAAGGAGATTGTCGTCTCTCTGGATATTTTGCCTGAGATCAAGGAACTATGGCCTAAAAAAGGGGATAAACTTTTTGTTCGCCTGGAAGTCGATAAAAAAGACCGGATTTGGGGTGTCTTGGCCTACCAAGAAGACTTCCAACGGATTGCTCGTCCAGCCTACAACAATATGCAGAATCAGAACTGGCCGGCTATCGTCTATCGCTTAAAACTCTCAGGGACCTTTGTTTACTTACCTGAGAACAATATGTTAGGCTTTATCCATCCAAGTGAGCGCTTTGCCGAACCTCGTTTGGGACAAGTCCTAGATGCCCGGGTTATTGGTTTCCGAGAGGTGGATCGGACCTTGAATTTATCCTTGAAGCCACGCTCGTTTGAAATGCTGGAAAACGATGCACAGATGATTTTGGCATATTTAGAAAACAACGGAGGCTTTATGACCTTGAATGATAAGTCCTCCCCAGAAGATATTAAGGCAACCTTTGGCATTTCCAAGGGGCAGTTCAAAAAAGCTCTGGGAGGCTTGATGAAAGCAGGGAAAATCACACAGGATGCCTTTGGTACAGAATTAAAATAA
- the frr gene encoding ribosome recycling factor, translated as MANPIVEKAKERMSQSHQSLGREFGSIRAGRANASLLDRIYVQYYGVDTPLNQIASITIPEARVMLITPFDKSSLKDIEHALNASDLGITPANDGSVIRLVIPALTEETRRDLAKEVKKVGENAKVAIRNIRRDAMDEAKKQEKAKEITEDELKGLEKEIQKVTDDAVKHIDEMTAHKEKELLEV; from the coding sequence ATGGCAAATCCAATCGTAGAAAAAGCTAAAGAAAGAATGTCTCAGTCTCACCAAAGTTTGGGACGTGAATTTGGAAGTATCCGGGCAGGTCGTGCAAACGCAAGTCTCTTGGACCGTATCTATGTTCAATATTACGGAGTTGATACTCCATTGAATCAAATCGCATCTATCACGATTCCAGAAGCCCGTGTGATGTTGATCACGCCTTTTGACAAGTCTTCATTGAAAGATATTGAGCACGCTTTGAATGCTTCTGACCTTGGTATTACTCCGGCTAACGATGGTTCGGTCATTCGCTTGGTCATCCCAGCTTTGACAGAAGAAACCCGTCGTGACTTGGCCAAAGAAGTGAAAAAAGTTGGTGAAAATGCTAAGGTAGCGATCCGTAACATCCGTCGTGATGCTATGGATGAAGCTAAGAAACAAGAAAAAGCAAAAGAAATCACTGAAGATGAATTGAAGGGTCTTGAAAAAGAAATCCAAAAAGTAACGGATGATGCTGTGAAACATATCGATGAAATGACAGCTCACAAAGAAAAAGAATTGCTTGAAGTCTAA
- the pyrH gene encoding UMP kinase, which yields MVEPKYKRILIKLSGEALAGERGVGIDIKTVQKMALEIKEVHDLGIEIALVIGGGNLWRGEPAAEAGMDRVQADYTGMLGTVMNALVMADSLQQVGVDTRVQTAIAMQQVAEPYIRGRALRHLEKERIVIFGAGIGSPYFSTDTTAALRAAEIEADAILMAKNGVDGVYNADPKKDKTAVKFEELTHRDVINKGLRIMDSTASTISMDNDIDLVVFNMNEPGNIKRVVFGENIGTTVSNNVEK from the coding sequence ATGGTAGAACCTAAGTATAAACGTATTTTAATTAAGTTATCAGGTGAAGCGTTAGCCGGTGAACGGGGTGTCGGAATTGATATCAAAACGGTTCAAAAGATGGCCCTTGAAATCAAAGAAGTTCATGACCTTGGAATTGAAATTGCTCTCGTTATCGGTGGAGGAAATCTCTGGCGTGGAGAACCTGCGGCGGAAGCAGGTATGGATCGAGTTCAAGCAGATTACACTGGAATGCTTGGAACAGTTATGAATGCCTTGGTGATGGCGGATTCTCTTCAACAGGTTGGAGTAGATACGCGTGTCCAAACAGCGATTGCCATGCAACAAGTCGCTGAGCCTTATATCCGTGGCCGCGCCCTTCGTCACTTGGAAAAAGAGCGTATTGTTATCTTTGGTGCAGGCATTGGTTCTCCATACTTCTCAACGGATACAACGGCTGCTCTTCGTGCCGCTGAAATTGAAGCAGACGCAATCTTGATGGCTAAGAATGGTGTTGACGGCGTTTATAATGCTGATCCAAAGAAAGACAAGACAGCTGTGAAGTTTGAAGAATTAACTCACCGTGATGTCATCAACAAAGGCCTTCGTATCATGGATTCGACAGCATCGACCATCTCAATGGATAATGATATTGACTTAGTCGTTTTCAACATGAATGAGCCAGGTAACATCAAACGCGTTGTCTTTGGAGAAAATATCGGTACTACCGTTTCTAATAATGTAGAAAAATAA